From one Lycium ferocissimum isolate CSIRO_LF1 chromosome 5, AGI_CSIRO_Lferr_CH_V1, whole genome shotgun sequence genomic stretch:
- the LOC132058422 gene encoding uncharacterized protein LOC132058422, with amino-acid sequence MPTIPIPTTVSPQQGGTSSIGGPDPINHVQTLGTPLIQASDQGSNPTIPELSPIAPNLSSSIDEDTSNQSNTISEEESSSRRRQRTLTIVTLTPAGLEPSKECSNTVSASFKNQLDPNGINWKGVSEDARDFYFGKFKKTYYWDSSIPESVIRKHWNTKAATKYRNFISKIKQKRIKPDYVSDNVWERWLQHWADPKCVEKSEINAKNRCGGKEVAARTHTGGSICIGEHRKRLAVAKGRDPTPCEVHLHVHTHDHDGESFVDERARAVHVKRYQEILGEKSQSQSDIDQCEAYYEAAGGTRKRRIYGLGSQAQSYYGPNLCINSGFNASTSAPPSTSQSAPTENMEELLMRLIPTLTDRLLPLFIEKSCGVISSPSHHPNTPIDKPSVVTPIVPPPATGNIDDVDPLVSDDDRSPSPMH; translated from the exons ATGCCTACCATTCCCATTCCCACCACAGTTAGTCCTCAACAAGGTGGTACGAGTTCCATAGGTGGGCCAGATCCTATAAACCATGTTCAAACTTTAGGTACGCCACTGATTCAAGCGTCAGATCAGGGTAGTAACCCAACAATCCCTGAATTATCTCCCATTGCACCTAATCTGAGCAGCTCAATAGATGAGGATACATCAAACCAGAGCAACACTATCAGCGAAGAAGAGTCCAGTAGTCGTCGTAGGCAGCGGACACTTACAATTGTTACTCTTACTCCTGCAGG GTTGGAACCTTCTAAAGAGTGCTCTAATACCGTATCCGCATCTTTCAAAAATCAACTTGATCCCAATGGAATCAATTGGAAAGGTGTCTCAGAAGATGCTAGAGatttttattttgggaaattcaAG AAGACATACTATTGGGACTCTTCAATTCCTGAGAGTGTAATCAGAAAACATTGGAATACTAAGGCAGCAACAAAGTATAGGAATTTCATTagcaaaattaaacaaaaaaggatTAAGCCAGATTATGTGTCTGATAATGTGTGGGAACGTTGGTTGCAACATTGGGCAGATCCTAAGTGTGTTGAAAAGTCAGAAATAAATGCAAAGAATCGTTGTGGAGGGAAAGAAGTTGCTGCCAGGACTCACACAGGTGGCTCTATCTGCATTGGGGAGCATCGCAAGAGACTt GCTGTTGCAAAGGGTCGAGATCCAACACCGTGTGAGGTACATTTGCACGTCCATACACATGATCATGATGGAGAATCTTTTGTTGATGAGCGTGCCCGAGCTGTCCATGTaa aaagatatcaagaaatattaGGGGAAAAATCACAGTCTCAGTCTGATATTGATCAATGTGAAGCATATTACGAAGCAGCTGGGGGAACAAGGAAGAGAAGAATATATGGTCTTGGATCTCAAGCACAAAGTTATTATGGGCCGAATCTTTGCATCAATTCTGGCTTTAATGCTTCAACATCAGCACcaccttcaacttctcaatcagCACCGACAGAAAATATGGAGGAGTTATTGATGCGATTGATTCCTACACTGACTGATCGCTTGCTCCCTTTATTTATTGAGAAGTCATGCGGAGTGATTTCTTCACCATCACATCATCCAAATACTCCTATCGACAAACCATCAGTTGTGACACCCATAGTGCCTCCTCCTGCTACTGGTAACATTGACGATGTTGATCCTTTAGTTTCTGATGATGATCGTAGTCCTTCACCCATGCATTAG